The Pedobacter ginsengisoli region TCGTCCGTAAATATGTCCAACCATTTCAGCCAAACTATATTGCTTAGAAAAATAGGCGATATTAGGTCCTGGACAGATACTCACAGCTTTATTCTCTTTGGGTTTTAGAATATTCAATTTTAAGAAGTTTGAAGAACACAAACCTTCGCACAAACAGGTTTTTTCAGTAATGGAATCAATCTTTTTCTTTAATATCTTAGACTCAAGACCTAGATTTTTTAGCTGTTCTATTTTGAGTCGTTGATATTGTCTGGAAGCTGTACATATAGGCTCTGTGGTAAATTCAACATTGCTGCAGAGATACTTTTTTGTACATGGACTTCCAGGACGCCCTTTGGCAATTCTTTCTATTCTTTGAAGTTCTGCAGAACTCTTCTTGAAATTGTTAAAGGGAACTCCCAAGGGAGAAGCGTTGCTCAGATAGAAGTCGCTTTCCTGGGAATTGGCTAGGTCATCCAAAGTATGCTCATCTACATTTGTTGCCTCAGGTACTAGAAGAAATGGGCTTCCCCAGCCTGCTGCATCTAGCTCGTAATAATTAATTAAGAACTGATGTTCTTCGGCCGTGCCTATTCCTCCCTGAAATGTAACTCTTTGCTGAGGTTTCCAGTTCATATCAAAATAGATACTTTTACTTTTAAGTGCATTTAGATAAATCTGAAACAATTCTGCAAACAATTCCAATCGATTTTCTTTAAATTCCTGAAGTATTGGTCCCATAAGTAATCCATCAGTAGCGAAAGCATGTCCTCCGCAATTTAAACCAGATTCAATACGAAATTCTGATACCCAAAGACCTTTTTTTGCAAGTACCTTCGCTTGGACGATGGCCGAACGATAGTCGCTAACTTTTAATATTATTTTTTTTGTAAAGTGACCTTCTGCATTTGGGAAAAAATCAATAAAAGTCTCCATATAAGCATACAATCTTTGATTTAAACCCGCCGATATAATAACAGATGAATTAAGGTTACTATTTGCAAAACCACGTAATGCTGCTAAGGCGTCAGTATTTTCATCGCCTGTATAAATACCATTATGATGATTTGCTTTATCTACTTTTGACATTATGTTTACGTCAATATTTCCTGCAACAATACTTTTTTTCAGGTAATTCTGAATTTTCTTCTTTTCATCTCCCTGAGGCAATTGCTTCATGTGAATGAATTTTGATTTTAGAATAGAATTTTCAGGTAACAGCTCAAAGTATTTATTTAGATCGTTCTGATTTTCAAAATCCTGAGTTTTAATTTCAATTACCTGTTTATTAACTAATCCATTTAACAGATTTAAATATCTTGTAATCCTTAAGGCACGGCTGTTGGGTACTTCCTTAGGTATAGAATTATAAACTTCACCATTTCTATCAGCATGGTATTTCCTCATTCGTTCGATAAGTTCATCATCTACAATAGAGACAACGGATGATATACCATATTTGGCAACTTTTAATGGAGTATCAATTGAATAACCTAATCCAAGTACAGGAATGTGAAAAGTGTGTTGCATAAGTAACTGTTTTATTTAGCAAAGAGAATTATATTAGCATTTGCAAAATATGACCATGGTCACTAAATAAGATGATTTTGGTGGTATTGAGCTGTATCGCGTTTTATTACATTTGTATAAAGAGAAACTATGGATGGAGGTAAGTTGCTTAAGGCAATTATTGAAACTGCAATTGATGGAATTCTTACTATTGATGACCGAGGTATTGTAGAAAGTCTAAACCCTGCTGCATTAAAGCTTTTTGGCTATGCTGCTGAGGAAGTCATTGGAAATAACATCTCGATGTTAATGCCTGAGCCAGACAGAAGTGGGCATGATGGATATCTTCATCGTTATCAAAGCACGGGTGAAAAGCGAATTATTGGTAAGGGAAGAGAGGTTAAAGGTTTACGTAAAGATGGTACTACATTTCCTTTTCGCTTAGCAGTGAGTGAAGTTCATTATGATCATCGAACTATTTATACAGGATTTATTCATGATCTTTCGAAAGAAAAAGAAGCTGAACAGCGTTTAAAGGAACATGCAGCAGAATTGGAAAATTTGGTTAACGATCGGACAAAGTCTTTAAAAGAATTGGTTCAGGCATTGAGTATGGCTAAAGAAGAAGTAAGTATTTCCTTAGTTAAAGAAAAGGAATTGAATCAGCTGAAAAGTCGTTTTGTTTCAATGGCTTCACATGAATTTAGGACTCCCTTAAGTTCCATTCAATTGTCTTCAGTTCTTATTGAAAAATATGCTGCGCCATATGATAATGATAATATAAGAAAGCATGTAAGTAAAATCAAAAATGCTGTTGGAAATTTGACAACTATATTGAATGATTTTCTTTCATTGGAACGCCTGGAGGCTGGCAATGTTGAACCTTCTTTTCAATTATTTGATCTGGTAAAACTATCTGAAGAAATAACAGAAGAGATGCAAATGATAGCCAAAGAAGAACAAAATATAATTTATCAGCATACAGGTTTGGAAAGTATGGTTTATCTTGACCAAAATCTTCTTAAAAACTGTATGATCAATTTAATATCGAATGCAATTAAATATTCAGGGGAACATACTTTTATTGAATTTAATACTGAGATTACTGATAACCAATGCATAGTCACCATTAATGACAATGGAATCGGAATCCCTGAATTAGATCAGAAGGAACTTTTTCAACCTTTTTTCAGAGCAAATAATACAGGGAATATTCCGGGGACAGGTTTAGGTTTAAATATTGTGCTGAGATATGCAACTTTGATGAAGGGATTTGTAGGTTTTACAAGTACGCTTAATAAGGGAACAAAATTTACATTGTCGTTTAATAAACAGAATTGATGAAGAAGATACGGATACTTATTATTGAAGATAATAACGACATCAGGGAAAGTACTGCAGAGATTTTGATGCTTGGAAATTATGAAGTATTTCAGGCTGAAAATGGTAAAAATGGAGTTGAATTAGCAACACAGTACCTGCCAGATGTGATTTTGTGTGATATCATGATGCCAGAACTTGATGGTTATGGTGTTTTACACCTTTTGGGTAAAAAGACTGAAACCGCTGCTATACCATTTGTTTTTTTAACAGCAAAAACTGAGCGAATTGATATAAGAAAAGGCATGGAAATGGGTGCTGATGATTATTTAACTAAACCATTTGATGATGTTGAACTTTTAAATGCTATTGAGACCAGGCTAAAGAAAAGGGAGCTGCAAAAAAGTTTATATAGTGAGTCGCTTGATAAATTAGATAACCTTTTAAACAACAACAAGGGACTTGAAGAACTTACAAAAGTAATTTCTGAGAGAAAAGTAAGGCAAATAAAAAAAAGGCAGGTTATTTATTATGAAGGAGATACGGTAAATGGTATTTATCTTGTAATTACAGGGAGGGTTAAAACTTTTAAGGTTGCCAATGATGGAAGAGAATTATTAACTGGGATCTATAAACCCGATGAGTATTTTGGTGTAGCTGCATTGCTTGCAAATGAAAATTATCATGAAACAAGTGAGGCCATGGAGGATACATCGTTATGCTTGTTGCCAAAAGATTTGTTAGAACCTTTATTAAATAAATACCCTTCAGTTGCAAGTCGGTTTATTAAGCTTTTGGCGAATAATGTATTAGATAAGGAAGAACAGTTGATCCAACTGGCGTATCATTCTGTGAGAAAGCGGATGGCAGATGTATTGATACGTTTAATTAGCAATCAAGAGCTTACTTCTGGTGCTTCTTTATTAACTATATCCAGAGATAATTTAGCTGCTATGGCTGGAATGGCAACCGAGACTGTTAGTCGGATTTTAAGCGACTTTAAGGACGAGGAACTGATTGAACGAAAAGGAAGCCAGATCTTAATTCTTGACCATTCAAGACTTCAGAATATGAAAAACTGACGAAGATCACTAAATTGAGGTGATCAATCTCATTCTTTAAAAGGGTAGCACCGTTTAATTTTGATAGATAAATTCAAAAGAATGAGAGTTATAGCATATAGTATTAAATCGACAGAAAAGGAGCCCCTGGCGATAGCTAATCACAAAAAGCATGAAATTACGCTGATATCCAATTCATTGTCGGTAGAAACTATATTTTACGCAGAAGGAAAGGATGCTGTAATTGTTTTTACAGATGATGATGTATCGGCTAAGGTAATTAATAAGTTAGCTGATTTTGGTATTAAATATATTGCTACCAGATCAATTGATAGCTCACATATAGATAGGCAAGAAGCAGATAAACAAAATATTAAGATCTCAAGCGTTCCTGCGTTAGCTTTAAGCGGCGTTGATGAAACTGAAATTCCTATGGTGCTCGCTATGGAAACTATCAATAATCTAGATAGGTGGGAAGGCAGGAAGTGTTTAGGCGATGCGTGTATATGTTCCAGAGCCTGCGATGAAAGAAGTAACCACAAGGCTAATCTAAAAATCAGGGTGAATGATAAATAGAAGCATAAACAACGACGATAAGTATCGTGTTGCTGCTCCAAGATATACAAGTTATCCAACTGTGCCATTTTGGAATTTAGAAGAGTTTAATAAAAATAAGTGGCTAAATAATCTTATTGATACCTCCGATAAAGGTAAGGAGGGGCTCAGTTTGTATGTGCACTTACCATACTGTGAAAGTTTATGTACCTATTGTGGATGTAATACAAGGATTACTAAAAATCATGGTGTTGAAATCCCCTATATTAATGCCGTTTTAAAAGAATGGGAAATATATCGTGCTCATCTTGGTTTCAAGCCTCAAATTAAAGAAATACATCTTGGTGGTGGAACACCGACCTTCTTTAGCCCTCAGAACCTGGAATTACTAATTAATGGCCTTATTGGATCATCATCCCTACACAAGGATGCTGCTTTTAGTATTGAAGGTCATCCTAATAATACAACCGAGGAACATCTGATTCTTCTATATGAATTAGGATTTAGGCGATTAAGTCTGGGTATTCAGGATTTTGATAAAAAGGTACAGGTTATAATTAATAGAATTCAAACTTATAAATCAGTTGAACTAATAACAAAGAAAGCAAGAGAGATTGGTTATCAATCAATTAATTATGATTTGATTTATGGGTTGCCACTTCAAACGGTAAATGGTTTAAGTAAAACAATCGAGTCGGTGCTAAAATTAAAACCAGATAGAATTGCTTTTTACAGCTATGCTCATGTTCCATGGATAAAACCCGGTCAGCGTAAATATACGGAGAATGAATTACCGTCTGCTGAAATGAAAAAGAACTTATATGAGATGGGAAGACGCTTACTTACAGCTGGTGAATATTTAGAGATAGGTATGGATCATTTTGTATTAAAAACCGACAGTTTATACTATGCTGAATTAAATGGTAAACTGCATAGAAATTTTATGGGCTATACTGAACAATTTAGTCGTGTTTTAATTGGGTTGGGTGTTTCATCTATAAGTGATTGCTGGACTGCATTTGCTCAGAATGTAAAAAATGTTGAAGAATATATTCGTATCGTCGGCGCTGGAGAGTTACCAATAACAAAGGGACACATTTTAAATGATAAGGATCTTGTAATTCGAAAGCATATTTTGAATTTAATGTGTAAAGGATATACATCATGGAAGAATCCTGAAGAAATGAATGAAAATGTAACGCAAAGTATTGAAAGAGTTAAATGGCTTGCTCAAGACGGCCTGGTATTGCTTTCAGAACATGATGTTCGTGTTACCGAATATGGGAAGAGATTTTTAAGAAACATATGTATGGCTTTTGATGCGAGACTTTGGGAAAATGTGCCAAATGAGCAGCTATTTAGTGTAGCAGATTAATCAAGCTTTACTTATCTGCATTCCATTAGACTGGAATTAGGTGCTTGTGGACTTAAATAGGGGATGTTTAGTTCAAATCCCCTTAATAAAAACCAAAACCCGAGAATCAGCATGATATAGGGGACTATCTTATTGAGGGTATTTCTAAAAGTAAAGCCTGAGAAACCAACAATAATTGCTGCGCTTAACATTAGTGGCACCGTACCAACACCAAACCAGAACATGTAAATGATACCTTGTTTAATACTTCCTGTATTTAATGCTCCTGCCAAGGCGAGGTAAACGAAACCACAAGGCAGTAGCCCATTTATTATTCCAATTATCAGATGATTTAATTTATGCTTAAAAGCATAACTAAATACTTTGTTAAAAGGGCTTAATATTTTTAATGGAGTTCCTTTAATGACTGAGAATTTAAATAATCTTGAAAATGCTGCAAGTATAATTAAAGCACCGGTAAGTATGCTGATACCTTGTTGAAGTCCAGCCTGCCATATTTGTTTCCCCATTAAACCAACCAAAGCACCTAAAAAACAGTAGGAAATAATACGGCCGAATTGATAAATCAATTTATTCCAAAGTAAATGACCCCATCCTGAGTGTTTAAATGGAACAGCAAATGCTAATGGTCCACACATGCCAATGCAGTGAACAGAGCCAAGTAATCCAATAAAAAATGCTAACTTTTCATTACTCATGGTATTAAAATTTCCTGTTCATTTAAATAAGCACCACCACTGCTATTCTTCCATTGTAAAATAAATTTCCATTGTCCTTTTGCTAAACCATGGGATCTTAGCACTAAGGTTTTATTGTTGCCAGTATTGAAATCCATATGCCTATCCATACTCTTTTTTGCCATGCGAATTATTCTTAATGATCCTGAAGCCTCAGTTTTAAATGTTATGTGTATGTCCTGACCTAATAATTGTATTGTTGGCAAGGCATTATCTTTTATTACTTGTTCTTTTTGTAAGTACTCTTTGTCGTATTTTAATCCTTTTTCATAGTAGTTAGTATCAATAAGCGCATCGGTTTCACTACGCATCATGATAATGCCTAGTATTACTATAAATACGATAAATGATAACATTCCAATTATTAATTTGGTACCCCAATTCATAGTGGTTAATTGTTTGAAGGTGCTATAAATGTAGTTTCAAACCTGTCTACTATTTTTCCTTTAAAGAGCAGCTTAAAACTAATTTTACTTTTATATTCTTTTATTGTTTTTAGTGGCATAATTACAAAGAAGGTTACTTTAACACTACTGCCATACGCTATCATATTAGATTTCTGGATATACTGAATCTGCGCATTTTTATCGTCGGGTATTATTTCAAATTCAATAGCCTTACCTGTTTTGTTTACCATTTCTGCGGTATATAAGTTGCTTACTGTTTGGTTTTTATCTCTAATTTGATAAAGTGTGCCGCTTGCTCGTAAAATGGTTGTTTGTACATCAGTACGCCTTATAATCAGAAATGAGAGTATAATAGTCAGAATGACCAGTATAGCGCTATAACCATATATCCTTTTGCTGATCTTAAAGCCTGTTTTATCCTTAATCTCTGTTTCAGATTTAAAACCAATAAGTCTTAAGGGCCGGTTAATTTTTACCATCACCATATCACAGGCATCTATACATGCAGTGCAATTAACACACTCCAGTTGAGTACCATTTCTTATATCTATTCCTGTAGGACAAACCTGAACGCATAATTTGCAATCAATACAATCACCCCCAGACTGAATATTTTCCTCCTTATTTATCTTTTTTCTGGGTTCACCACGTTCATAATCATAAGCAACAATAATACTTTGGTTATCTAGTAAAACTCCTTGCAATCTACCATATGGGCACACAACAGTACAAACCAACTCTCTCATTCTCGAAAACACGAGGTAAAATATAAGTGAAAAGACCCATATTGATATAAATCCTGAAAGATGATTTTTAATGGGTTCAATAATGATACTAATGAGTTTATCAGAGCCGATCAGGTAAGCAAGAAAATTATTTGAGATCAGGAATGAAATACAGAAAAAAATAGAATGCTTCAGTGTTTTTTTTAGTAACTTATTAAAACTTAATGGAGCCGCATCTAATTTTTTCTGTTGATTGTGATCTCCCTCAATCCAGTTTTCAATTTTTCTGAATACCATTTCCAAAAAGATAGTTTGAGGGCATGCCCAGCCACAGAATACTCTTCCAAATATTACGGTAAATAATACAATAAA contains the following coding sequences:
- the hemN gene encoding oxygen-independent coproporphyrinogen III oxidase; translated protein: MINRSINNDDKYRVAAPRYTSYPTVPFWNLEEFNKNKWLNNLIDTSDKGKEGLSLYVHLPYCESLCTYCGCNTRITKNHGVEIPYINAVLKEWEIYRAHLGFKPQIKEIHLGGGTPTFFSPQNLELLINGLIGSSSLHKDAAFSIEGHPNNTTEEHLILLYELGFRRLSLGIQDFDKKVQVIINRIQTYKSVELITKKAREIGYQSINYDLIYGLPLQTVNGLSKTIESVLKLKPDRIAFYSYAHVPWIKPGQRKYTENELPSAEMKKNLYEMGRRLLTAGEYLEIGMDHFVLKTDSLYYAELNGKLHRNFMGYTEQFSRVLIGLGVSSISDCWTAFAQNVKNVEEYIRIVGAGELPITKGHILNDKDLVIRKHILNLMCKGYTSWKNPEEMNENVTQSIERVKWLAQDGLVLLSEHDVRVTEYGKRFLRNICMAFDARLWENVPNEQLFSVAD
- a CDS encoding FixH family protein produces the protein MNWGTKLIIGMLSFIVFIVILGIIMMRSETDALIDTNYYEKGLKYDKEYLQKEQVIKDNALPTIQLLGQDIHITFKTEASGSLRIIRMAKKSMDRHMDFNTGNNKTLVLRSHGLAKGQWKFILQWKNSSGGAYLNEQEILIP
- the ccoG gene encoding cytochrome c oxidase accessory protein CcoG, whose amino-acid sequence is MSQTPAHFRDQLSTLTDDGSKRKWIYPRILKGSLYKYRSAVSYFFLLLLFSAPFVKLNGEQLVLLNVLERKFVFFGIVFWPQDFYLFALALLIFIIFIVLFTVIFGRVFCGWACPQTIFLEMVFRKIENWIEGDHNQQKKLDAAPLSFNKLLKKTLKHSIFFCISFLISNNFLAYLIGSDKLISIIIEPIKNHLSGFISIWVFSLIFYLVFSRMRELVCTVVCPYGRLQGVLLDNQSIIVAYDYERGEPRKKINKEENIQSGGDCIDCKLCVQVCPTGIDIRNGTQLECVNCTACIDACDMVMVKINRPLRLIGFKSETEIKDKTGFKISKRIYGYSAILVILTIILSFLIIRRTDVQTTILRASGTLYQIRDKNQTVSNLYTAEMVNKTGKAIEFEIIPDDKNAQIQYIQKSNMIAYGSSVKVTFFVIMPLKTIKEYKSKISFKLLFKGKIVDRFETTFIAPSNN
- a CDS encoding sulfite exporter TauE/SafE family protein — encoded protein: MSNEKLAFFIGLLGSVHCIGMCGPLAFAVPFKHSGWGHLLWNKLIYQFGRIISYCFLGALVGLMGKQIWQAGLQQGISILTGALIILAAFSRLFKFSVIKGTPLKILSPFNKVFSYAFKHKLNHLIIGIINGLLPCGFVYLALAGALNTGSIKQGIIYMFWFGVGTVPLMLSAAIIVGFSGFTFRNTLNKIVPYIMLILGFWFLLRGFELNIPYLSPQAPNSSLMECR
- a CDS encoding PAS domain-containing sensor histidine kinase, with amino-acid sequence MDGGKLLKAIIETAIDGILTIDDRGIVESLNPAALKLFGYAAEEVIGNNISMLMPEPDRSGHDGYLHRYQSTGEKRIIGKGREVKGLRKDGTTFPFRLAVSEVHYDHRTIYTGFIHDLSKEKEAEQRLKEHAAELENLVNDRTKSLKELVQALSMAKEEVSISLVKEKELNQLKSRFVSMASHEFRTPLSSIQLSSVLIEKYAAPYDNDNIRKHVSKIKNAVGNLTTILNDFLSLERLEAGNVEPSFQLFDLVKLSEEITEEMQMIAKEEQNIIYQHTGLESMVYLDQNLLKNCMINLISNAIKYSGEHTFIEFNTEITDNQCIVTINDNGIGIPELDQKELFQPFFRANNTGNIPGTGLGLNIVLRYATLMKGFVGFTSTLNKGTKFTLSFNKQN
- a CDS encoding lactate dehydrogenase encodes the protein MRVIAYSIKSTEKEPLAIANHKKHEITLISNSLSVETIFYAEGKDAVIVFTDDDVSAKVINKLADFGIKYIATRSIDSSHIDRQEADKQNIKISSVPALALSGVDETEIPMVLAMETINNLDRWEGRKCLGDACICSRACDERSNHKANLKIRVNDK
- a CDS encoding response regulator, whose amino-acid sequence is MKKIRILIIEDNNDIRESTAEILMLGNYEVFQAENGKNGVELATQYLPDVILCDIMMPELDGYGVLHLLGKKTETAAIPFVFLTAKTERIDIRKGMEMGADDYLTKPFDDVELLNAIETRLKKRELQKSLYSESLDKLDNLLNNNKGLEELTKVISERKVRQIKKRQVIYYEGDTVNGIYLVITGRVKTFKVANDGRELLTGIYKPDEYFGVAALLANENYHETSEAMEDTSLCLLPKDLLEPLLNKYPSVASRFIKLLANNVLDKEEQLIQLAYHSVRKRMADVLIRLISNQELTSGASLLTISRDNLAAMAGMATETVSRILSDFKDEELIERKGSQILILDHSRLQNMKN